The genomic window cggaatcttctgccttgtggcctttaacgttccggttacctgccctggtcgttgacgtaaactcaggcagtgtattttcctcatcatgttgtcgctgtccagcacggtgtgtgttttgacagctcgatgtataattggttgtgggcgccaatactttctacgttgttccattgaactccctgttgtgtgctggttgggtggaacggaagttatcttgtcggtggatccgttgactgtctgtcggttgggttgtcgtcggatcgagaatggttgggccgaccgcctgtctcacctaagcgagtgttacTGTTTGAATTCCAAGCCGACCctcagaaacttctgagcgccattggatatactgccttttcttattttttcttgttgtttgtatttgtatgccttctagccgatttttaaattaaggttgttttgcccttaaggcgtaagattgtttgggccttcagcctaattcaaaGAACTGTTCtaggtaaggcctttggcctttttaaaaagttaattttgttgagtcttaagtgatggggcctcagccaattttgaattaaagttgtttcgctgttaaggtgtcagattgtttgggccttcagcctaattaaagaactgttttaagataaggccttctgcctcttAAATTTCTGATTTTAGCTTGAGTTTTAAGTtactggctttcagccgattttaaattaaagtggtcttgccctttaAGGCATGAGgttgtatggcgtattcagccggttaATAGgtaccaaaaattaatgctgtgttttttcaaatttttttggctcttgtaatgtttgtcaaatacagttgtatgttcgagtgtaactgacagccgcttattctgGCCCCTTTCCTGCGAGTTTAGCAGGGTGTCTCAGGGAGGGAGTGTCATGGTTATGACACGCGAATTGATGCGGCAATCATTACAACAGTAGTGTTTTCCGTTGCGGCAAGATCTTTAGATCTTTTCTCGAAATTTGAATcaacaacttcctcctccgaatacgaaaatattcttTGGTATCTATGTACATAGGGAAAACTAGAAATTAATGGAAAGTTCGAAAGGAACCAAACTgccgagctcatcggtccctaaattcacacactgtttaatctaacttaaactaacttacgctaaggacaacacatacagccatgcccgtggcaggactccaacctccgacagggggagccgcgcgaaccgtgacaaggcgcctcagacggcACGGCTACCCACGCGGCGTACGTAGGGTGAAATGATcattgtaacaaaataagagaaatcagatttcAGTGTTCGATTTTCCAGTGAGATGTTtgacagtggaacagtagagaaatagtgtgaacgtgGTTCGGTGAACCGTCTGCGAGGGacgtaaatgtgaattgcagagtagtcacgtagatgtaaatgtagtatgTCAACTGACCACTTCTTTTGCTCTAGTTGTGCCATAACTTGTTCTCCCTCCGAATTAGTACAATACCCCTTCGTTAGTTATCAGGTTCAGCGTTTATTTCATAGTAAAATATAAGGCAAGGTACaagagtagccggccggtgtggccgagcgattctaggcgcttctgtctggaaccgcgcgatatctacggtcgcaggttcgaatcctgcctcgggcatggatgtgtgtgatgtccttaggttaatcaggtttaagtagttctaagttctacatctacatctacatttatactccgcaagccacccaacggtgtgtggcggagggcactttacgtgccactgtcattacctccctttcctgttccagtcgcgtatggttcgcgggaagaacgactgtctgaaagcctccgtgcgcgctctaatctctctaattttacattcgtgatctcctcaggaggtataagtagggggaagcaatatattcgatacctcatccagaaacgaaccctctctaaacctggcgagcaagctacaccgcgatgcagagcgcctctcttgcagagtctgccacttgagtttattaaacatctccgtaacgctatcacggttaccaaataaccctgtgacgaaacgcgccgctcttctttggacttctaggggactgatgacctcagatattaagtcccatagtgctcagaaccaaccaaggTACAAGAGTAAGGTTTTATGAAATTGTGGCTTTTCCAGTTTTTATTCGTGGAAGAAAAAGTTAGATGCTTGGAAAAAGCTCTGCAAGAGAAACaatgaatgcagaaataaaattacttACACGGAACAGAGTTTACTACAAAGCAGACGAAACATGAGCTGGAACTGAATACAGAATAACCACGTCTGCGGGAGATACGTACGAGGATCCTCAATATTAAAATTTCGAAATTAGCTTTAAACTGCGAATGAGTAGATAGAATATTTTTAGAGTTAGATGAGAACTGCACTCAACAATTACTGATTCTTCCTTTTCAAGATGTGCGTTGCTGTTGAACCAGAAGAGAGGAAATACGGAACCTCACCGTTACCCGAGTAAACAGCAGCCGCACGTAGCGCAACTGATACGAATGGGACAGACTCACATTCTCTGTCTGGTTAATGGGTATTTATTCTCCACCTTCTGTACAGAAGGCAGCAGCGCAACAATGAATTCTCATTGAGTGAGACGGCGCAATCTGGAAGCTCAACAATTCTCTCTCGCCCTACAAGAGAACCTGGAGTCAAGGAATTCGGACAGCAAGCAAATTCTCCGCTCTTGTGACAGATTTCCTTTAAGTTGCGAAATGCTGTCCACAGATTACGGAGAttcgtttccaaaaaaaaaaaattaaaatgatgagACCTGAGTGTGGACACAGGGTTCACAGAAAATCTCGTAACTCCCATTCTTAGTACgcatcataaaacaaataatttaattacGGACGCAGTAGAAACATTGAAGAGAAATCGCTTATCATAGCGAAAATAAGCAATAGAAATtttaaggtttttaacatggctgtcaatcagcgactgttgtataatacaaaattttgaaaaacaaagccCTCAGtgcgcgactgagggctgtgtttttcaaaattttgcattAGAAATTTCTTCtgcatgcattttttaaaatatctgtaATTAGCTGTAAGCACAGTTTTGGGCTAAGGAGACCAATCAATATGTAGTAGTTATTCATTGCGAATTccgccgctacagtctggaaccgcgttaccgcgacggtcgcaggttcgaatcctgcctcgggcatggatgtgtgtgatgtccttaggttagttagatttaagtagttcttgattcttggggactgacgacctcagaagttaagtcccatagtgctgagagccatttgaaccattgcgaaTTCCACCCACCGATATCCTCCGAAGGCTTAGGGCGTCAGCCAGAAGTATGGAATAAAGGATTACTGGAATTCTCGACAAGTACGGAAAGAGCTTCGCTACCAGTGTTTCACTGGTATTACTACTTCCATTTTCAAGGAGCTTCAGGGCTGTCTCTCTCGCTAGAGcttgtaacatgcccttttatttatccgctcgttcgggatctgaatagcagcccaaaattagataattaattaatgtgaccgtgtaccttatgggctggcaatcggattggactgctcaggagatgttacattccgtattgtccttcgcaaactgtaatacgtactgtttggtggtaagaaggacccaacacagtttcacaaacaagatctatattcttagcaaaagcacaaattaaggagacagccactgccttcgtcaatacactgttaatgacggctaatctcagcacaggtttctttagttattcttaatcgtcacacgcaacatccaatcactgtaatccaagtaatgccggcgcggtagacgcggaagttcaataacggcacttaatatcactggaatcactctgtaattaaactttctcactttcccgtataatactaacacaaaggggttaaaccgcggcgatggccactccctttgtcgatactttgcattaattcaactgctggcttctgcacagctctgcccgcctcgcgggaacctaccacaccctgactcggcactctccacactctaactctccgcccagttcttcccgcctcgcgggaatctacccaagcagcactcggcactccggtgaatcccctctagctctcgcgacctgcacacatactactcgatagttgccctgtcgacctgtgtgagcgcaaacttagtagtaagggcctgcggaccccttacatccccgccctcaaaaacttcttttgaaccgcaggcgaaaaagaatcggcaagggatttaaaacatggctacattaaacagtacatacaatacaaataattaatgaatttacagtttgtcaaaatagtcctggactccggtagtgggctgcctccacaacaatttctacaaaaggttattaaattacgtaaatggcattgtccaaaattacaaCCTTTCATCTCAGCCAGCAATAGTTCTCTCTAATCCAatatcaaatgaaaacacacaacatatatactcaaaaattatTATCTAAACATAGAACATATGAACACTACACTACcatttagctattacaggttttatatccatccttagataatccttgacatgaaatatgcaactctaattgtaatatatcacaaaatccaatgtaaataaacacttccctctttcaaaagtccattttacagctaaatgtcctaaccatgtcttagcaggtttattcgggtccttatagccctcacttttgaccggacctcacctggagtgtccttcggtttttcggttcctccgcctcttcctcggaaatcagacgagtgattaatatgaatccttgggtcattgctTCCCTCTTTGTTTCGATCATTACCTTGATTGTgcccctgtgatcgaacagattccaactgttccagtatctccatcaaggcctccctatttttaattaggctcccagatacagtttcttgcattctctgattaaatcttctttttatcgcagatatcattacgttatcactcaggggttgttccaaggtctcgttcaattcccacaagtgttcggcaaactctctcaacgttcccctccatgtactaagtgatttgcgatggagtaggtcctcaattgctgcacattgatgacttgtggaccagtatttcttcaagaattcctcttcaaactggtcataactagtagtcccttccttcttcctgactccccaagtgaaggcctcaccttccattctatctattgcaaactgaatcttgtctgagtccttaagatgtgctgggaaaactccttttagccatttcataaatatcattgggtgtaatcctcctttcggtctaaatttctgccctgtattactttggatacaccgattatcactgctcatcaatgtaacgaccttacctcccccaacggctaaggtggcatcgctaattcgtctatcaatttcttctgtcttgctttccaattgctgtactccctgttgtaactgcttgacctccatttcaaccctcttgttatcctcttctcgttgtacGGCTAtcgcatttctcagattgacagctagttggttttgcctatctcctatccccttaaccgcctcgttgcattgtttctgcatctgcgtcacctcggcgattcgatgattgcaatttgtttccacttcgttgattctttttCCCAACTCTGCCTTCGTTTCtttaatatcgtcttctatcttttttgttaacttttcttccaccttctccacgtctccctggacttggtctatgctctcctgcagcttattctctctctcgttgatatccattttccactgttcttgtagctcctgtatttccttctttagattacattccatcttcatctgtgaTGTTTTGAtttcttgtgctatagtttcttgtaactcttcctttaatgatgtgttattttcttgtaaaacctttagtgattctcttgtttctcgtaAACCCTGCTCCAacaatgcgttagtttcttgtaaacgcttctctaacgattctcttgtttcttgtgaactcttcactAACGATTCTTGgaatattcttccttcttctctattttcttgaaaatcttcctttagtgatgcgttagtcttctttatcaggtctaccaacatcgaccacttatctgcctcctctgaaactggcctagctctcatcgcttgtcccggtgtttcagggtaactagttgaatgtgctgatgggcttcctaatgacaatccacaatcactaattcctgaatcatctttgTCTTCCTGACCTATCCCTTTTCTCTCAACTACTGccccacagacctgcttatcttcagaagacatttttggtttatatttaatgcccaggcaagtaatacaaaataacctccaataacccaaaacactcctaattaccatgaaactaatcaaacagtccctgcaatcctttcagttaattcccaaaatgatacaacatgcctgagtactgaacataacagctctcacaaacctaaattttcaataacaattttcacatatacaaatttatataaaagtattttaaacaagataatcacaacactcataAAATCAAAAAATGcgaattcatcaaaacaattaccatttatacagtgcagtgtgcatcaataagcatgctagacttcagagtatgtttcgcaatttttctgaaattactgcaattgggcacttttcctaatgtaaataccagttaaaaactgtttatttatcgcgaatactgcacactgcaatttactgttatgttaacccgtcgtcttcactcaccaaccgacgttaccgcgagccgcgatgttttgacgtttgagatgggcgtggctgtgccgccgctggagctcacgtgaagttgaagatcagctgcaaggcgacgtagttccccatcGGCCGCTCCGTgacgctgcaggcgggcgtagttcgtagttcggccgctagatgccggaactgcgctcgttgtctcgaagttgcgtcgctcgccgtggtgtcgtgtgaaatcacctcgcgggtcgaagctctttggtgcaactgctacactggtctgcgtgacgtcactcactagttgcgtcgccacaatacattatcgtcagcataccagtttatgggtccacacgaaaccgtccgattttcaccgttcaaaaggcaatttcggtcaacatattaccacaaaacacctttctgacgacttgtatgacgaaatcttagctcgttttgctattttactgttcacatgtgtctttctttagcgtccacttttcacaggttttttcgcgcggattttcgcatttgcactttataatacagtttattgacgctattgttctatttaatatggcaagaaaaacagtttagtcataaTCGTGAGATATTAtcacttcgtattgttcaaaaaaatgcactgttccttgtcgcgattttacCGTTCATGCACTGTCCCAATTCCCCATTGAAAAAATTAGtatgactcgtccgaaaattgcacttgtcctttcacggtaagccaagggtgtaacatgcccttttatttatccgctcgtttgggatctgaatagcagcccaaaattagataattaattaatgtgaccgtgtacctaatgggctggcaatcggattggactgctcaggagatgttacattccgtattgtccttcgcaaactgtaatacgtactgtttggtggtaagaaggacccaacacagtttcacaaacaagatctatattcttagcaaaagcacaaattaaggagacagccactgccttcgtcaatacactgttaatgacggctaatctcagcacaggtttctttagttattcttaatcgtcacacgcaacatccaatcactgtaatccaagtaatgccggcgcggtagacgcgaaagttcaataacggcacttaatatcactgaaatcactctgtaattaaactttctcactttcccgtataatactaacacaaaggggttaaaccgcggcgatggccactccctttgtcgatactttgcattaattcaactgctggcttctgcacagctctgcccgcctcgcgggaacctaccacaccctgactcggcactctccacactctaactaactctccgcccagttcttcccgcctcgcgggaatctaccaaagcagcactcggcactccggtgaatcccctctagctctcgcgacctgcacacatactactcgatagttgccctgtcgacctgtgtgagcgcaaacttagtagtaagggcctgagGACCCCTTACAAGCTTCAGTCTGTCTGCATTATGAATCTGCATTATGAACTTACACGTAGCATCGGTCCTTTTTTCTTCTCAAATAACGTTACCTTCTAAGGCAAGAGAAGGTTATTTCATGTAGATTCTAAAGGTAAGGTAGGTAAGGGAATGATATGACCACATACTCGTCGTTCACCTGCAGATACGAACTATAAAAACAAACGTGTCGTATCGCATGGCAGCTATCTCCGGCAAAACACGCTGGGTGTCCAACGTCTGCATACACTCCAAGCGCACTGCAGATATATACGAGATGTTCCAAAACGATTCATCCAATCTCACAAGACTTGATCTCTGTCGGAATGAAGACAGGAACTGGGAATGAATTTTACATTCCTTATACGATAACCAAGTTGTTATTGTCATAACAACCATTTGATTTTACAACTATACACCGTTTACATGCGTACACAAACAACCTTGGGTTACTTTTGTATCTACTTTTCGGAGGAAAGTTTTCATTTACGTTTCACAGATGCTCAATATGCCTTCCATATTCT from Schistocerca nitens isolate TAMUIC-IGC-003100 chromosome 5, iqSchNite1.1, whole genome shotgun sequence includes these protein-coding regions:
- the LOC126260693 gene encoding structural maintenance of chromosomes protein 1A-like, with the protein product MLVDLIKKTNASLKEDFQENREEGRIFQESLVKSSQETRESLEKRLQETNALLEQGLRETRESLKVLQENNTSLKEELQETIAQEIKTSQMKMECNLKKEIQELQEQWKMDINERENKLQESIDQVQGDVEKVEEKLTKKIEDDIKETKAELGKRINEVETNCNHRIAEVTQMQKQCNEAVKGIGDRQNQLAVNLRNAIAVQREEDNKRVEMEVKQLQQGVQQLESKTEEIDRRISDATLAVGGAAPAAPGAGAAPLGAVMKAPAVDTAPAAAAAAAAAVALAGRHCLQLSGLPGRRRSPKTSSFCRYLSPRRLIASVG